One part of the Astatotilapia calliptera chromosome 9, fAstCal1.2, whole genome shotgun sequence genome encodes these proteins:
- the LOC113029492 gene encoding putative uncharacterized zinc finger protein 814: MHQVIHTGERPFSCGDCGKSFTGSRSLKRHQLIHTGERPFSCGDCGKSFTESGNLKKHLLIHTGERPFSCGDCGKSFTESGTFKKHQLIHTGERPFSCGDCGKSFTESGTFKKHQLIHTGERPFSCDECGKSFTQSGSLKNHQLIHTGKRPFSCGDCGKSFTESGNLKKHLLIHTGERPFSCDECGKSFTQSGSFKNHQLIHTGERPFSCGDCGKSFIHSGHLKTHKLIHTGERPFSCGDCGKSFTQSGSLKTHQLIHSGVKAYSCDQCGRAFTQSTKLQRHMFTHSEERPYKCDLCDKTFKSPYDLKAHQKIHTRKTLQVQLL, from the exons atgcatcaggtcatccacactggagagagaccgttcagctgtggagACTGTGGAAAGTCGTTTACTGGGTCTCGAagcttaaaaagacaccaactcatccacactggagagagaccgttcagctgtggagactgtggaaagtcttttaccgagtctggaaacttaaaaaaacacctactcatccacactggagagagaccgttcagctgtggagactgtggaaagtcttttacagAGTctggaacctttaaaaaacaccaactcatccacactggagagagaccgttcagctgtggagactgtggaaagtcttttacagAGTctggaacctttaaaaaacaccaactcatccacactggagagagaccgttcagctgtgatgagtgcgggaagtcttttacccagtctggaagcttaaaaaaccaccaactcatccacactggaaagagaccgttcagctgtggagactgtggaaagtcttttaccgagtctggaaacttaaaaaaacacctactcatccacactggagagagaccgttcagctgtgatgagtgcggaaagtcttttacccagtctGGAAGCTTCAAAAaccaccaactcatccacactggagagagaccgttcagctgtggagACTGTGGAAAGTCGTTTATCCACTCTggacacttaaaaacacacaaactcatccacactggagagagaccgttcagctgtggcgactgtggaaagtcttttactcagtctggaagcttaaaaacacaccaactcatccacagtggagttaaagcgtacagctgtgatcagtgtggcagagcttttactcaga GCACAAAGTTACAACGCCACATGTTTACCCActctgaggagagaccttataaatgtgacttGTGTGAcaagacttttaaatctccatATGACCTGAAAGCACACCAAAAGATCCACACAAGAaagactctacaagtgcagttactgtga